The following coding sequences are from one Devosia neptuniae window:
- a CDS encoding DUF983 domain-containing protein has translation MTQVSPFKAGLLCRCPRCGEGKLFKGYLKLAPACTACGLDLAFADSGDGPAIFVIFLVAPLIIALAMVVGAVFNPPPYVHLFLWIPATLILSLALLPPFKATMVALQYRHDAHEGHQ, from the coding sequence ATGACCCAAGTTTCGCCCTTTAAGGCTGGCCTGCTCTGCCGCTGCCCGCGCTGCGGGGAGGGGAAACTGTTCAAGGGCTATCTCAAGCTCGCGCCAGCCTGCACGGCCTGTGGGCTCGATCTGGCGTTCGCCGATAGCGGCGACGGCCCGGCGATCTTTGTGATCTTCCTTGTGGCGCCGCTGATCATCGCGCTGGCCATGGTGGTGGGCGCCGTGTTCAACCCGCCGCCTTATGTCCATCTGTTCCTGTGGATACCGGCCACGCTGATCCTCTCGCTGGCGCTGCTGCCCCCGTTCAAGGCCACCATGGTCGCGCTGCAATACCGCCACGATGCGCATGAGGGCCACCAATGA
- a CDS encoding SURF1 family protein yields the protein MSAPTQKRLGPVMTWAFAVLMLALAGVCVWLGTWQMHRLAEKEALIAAVDQRLTAAPVPVPVAEDWGGLDLEALNFQPVSLTGAFRYNQTVTVFTSLANARGSSSGPGYWVVTPFALDKGGTVFANRGFVPEAFQEAAVTDPEGETGQVTITGLFRPGEKAGFMTPEANTSDRIEWVRDPERLAKLVDPALAPFAPFYVDLPAGAPGQLPQGGETTVEFPNNHLGYAYTWYGFAIVAVVMLGFWLWRQRQVPKP from the coding sequence ATGAGCGCGCCGACGCAGAAGCGCTTGGGGCCGGTGATGACCTGGGCCTTTGCCGTACTGATGCTGGCCCTGGCTGGCGTCTGCGTCTGGCTCGGTACCTGGCAGATGCATCGCCTGGCCGAAAAGGAAGCGCTTATCGCCGCCGTCGATCAGCGACTGACCGCGGCGCCGGTTCCTGTACCGGTTGCAGAAGACTGGGGCGGTCTCGACCTTGAAGCGCTTAATTTCCAACCGGTCTCGCTGACCGGGGCCTTCCGCTACAATCAAACGGTCACGGTCTTTACCAGCCTTGCCAATGCCCGTGGCTCCTCCTCGGGCCCCGGCTATTGGGTGGTTACGCCCTTTGCGCTCGACAAGGGCGGCACGGTCTTCGCCAATCGCGGCTTTGTACCGGAGGCCTTTCAGGAAGCCGCCGTCACCGACCCCGAAGGCGAAACAGGGCAGGTGACCATTACGGGCCTGTTCCGCCCCGGCGAAAAAGCCGGCTTCATGACGCCCGAAGCCAATACCTCGGACCGCATCGAATGGGTGCGTGACCCCGAGCGGCTGGCCAAGCTGGTCGATCCGGCGTTGGCTCCGTTCGCGCCCTTCTATGTCGATCTGCCCGCTGGCGCGCCGGGGCAATTGCCGCAGGGCGGCGAGACCACGGTGGAGTTTCCCAACAACCATCTGGGTTATGCCTATACCTGGTACGGCTTTGCGATCGTGGCGGTGGTCATGCTGGGCTTTTGGCTATGGCGGCAGCGGCAGGTGCCAAAGCCCTGA